The Phragmites australis chromosome 13, lpPhrAust1.1, whole genome shotgun sequence DNA window GTTGtaagagagaaaggaagagaTAAGAGAACTCGACACCAACAAACTTTAACTTGCTGTGGAAGAAGTATATAGCAATAGTGTAATATAGTTGCAGGCTTGGAAATCGCTTGACAGTAGTCCATCAATATacctttgcctttattttccAGAAAAAGCACATGGGGAGCTCAAGGTTTGGTAAGAGTTGCTTCAGGGCCACAAGAAAACCAGCAAGGCAACCATGGAAGCCAGAAAGTGGTGTGATACTGCACAGCGTAGCATAGCAAGATGAGCTAGTGATTGTAACATACGATATTTCAGGCAGTAATGTTATTTTCCCAGATTGTACTGTGTTACTTGAATGATGCCAAAATAACCAAGAGTACTAATGTGGTTCTTAGTAGCAGACCTAAGAGTATGGTTTTAATCAATAGAacgaaatgtgaacaagagcaCATCGACTGGCCATTTTTATGCAAAAGGACATGGGCAAAAGCACATCAATAGAACTAAGAAAAATGCCTGGTAAATGGTAATCAGGGAAATCTTAATGGAGTGAAGGATGGCTTGAAACTTACAGGAAGCTCTCCTTTCCAGTGACATAGTACAGTGCAATAGCAATGCAGAATGCGAGGACACCGCATATGGAGTTGACCAAAATAATGAACTTCAAGAACTCCTTGCGGCCCCATACTGGTTCAATGTCCTTCCCGCAGAAGAGAAGACCAAGAGAACTGCCAATAGCCtataaaaccaaaaaaaaaaatgtttgttaCCATTGAGTCATGTCACATAAAAGAACGAAGAAAAGGTGCCCAATTTATGCTGTAGGCGTCATGCCACTCAATTTTTTGAGCATAACATGGTCAGAAACAAACACCTAGCAGTGATGCTATTCCAAGTGATGAACGAATTTCGACAGCATATGTTTTGCTTCAACTCAAATGTTTGATTTTGGGTGTTGTTGTGTAAGTATTTAAGATCTCACAAATATTTCACAGTAATGACGTAGCAGAGTAATTTGGGGGAAATTCGGCTCACCCCTGGAAGGACTTGCTCGATGTAACCAGCCGTGAAGACGGTCCATACATATGGGATTGTCCTGCAAGATGAAGAATAGGTTTAGAAATGTACTTGGAGCCACCACTTTGCATGCGATGCTGTTTCTTTAGTTGAGACGAAATGCTTTGCCTGGCGTACGTACTTTGAGGGGATGATGGCGAGGTAGTtgagggaggaagggaggagctGGAGCAGCACGTATCCTCCGATGAGTACGACGACCAGGCCCTTGCAGGTGCGGGTGAACTCCTTGCCGGGGACCTGCCAATAAAAGTCATCAGCAGGCATGCAGTTGCAGCAATGCAGCAAACACGGATCTGAATCTGACGAGCCCCCAGAGACGAAATGAAGCGCGCGGCTTGGCTAAGCAAGATGCTGTATTGCATCACAATTGGTCAACGCCGCGAGCTCCCAGATCCCAAAGCCACACCGTCAGATCTCTCTACTCgaaccaagaaaagaaacttggTTGGTGAGAGAAGTTGGTAGGACAGGGTCAAGCAAGCGGAAGCACTGGCTGCCACCAGATCTCTGGCGCGGCGCAAGCTATAAACGAGGGATCCGATCGCCTCCACCGCCAGAATCAGATTCATCAGTGACCCAGAAAGCTCAATTCGGCCGCAGGCGAAGCATGTAAACAAGCGAGCGAGCCCGACACCCGGGACAAGATGAGGAGCAAGAAGTGCAGGAGGCGAAGCAAGCTAGTGGTGCTTACGACGGCGGGCGGAGCTCCGGCTGGTTCTGCTCCTGAAGCCGGAGCCGTGGCCGTCGGTTCCTGCAGCGGCTGGCTCTCCATCATCACTACTCTCTCTCGCAGATCTCCCTCTGCCTGCCTCCACCTCTGTCAGTTTGGCGGAGACGTGGAGTGGTGGCAataagaggagaggagaagggtTGTTGGGGTCACTCCACTCCGGTCAAAGCTGCCTTTCCTTCCTTCCCCTCGCTCGCGATGCTGCCCACCCAGCAACAGCAGAAAGcaacctcctctcctctcctctccttcctcctatCCTTCCATAGGAGCCACTTCTTCTACTCTCTAAATTATAGTGTCTATTTCGCTAATCTCCTTTGATTTATTTCATGTGGGCCCGTCCCACCACTATCTTACTCTCGTTGTTGTTGCGTCAGGACCTGTTTTTTAAAGCTTTCCTGATCAAATTCTTCTAAAAaggtgatttttttatgattatatagctaaaaataattatatatagaAAGTGAATTAAATAAAGTTAGTTTTTTATTCTTAAAATctagtttatttaaaaaattacttcCATATAATTActttatgaactaaaaattataaattactATTTGATAGAGCTTTCACTTATTTTACTCTGAAAACTCTACTAAACATCCGCACAAACGTTCCAACCACTGTTAGGAGAGTATTACTTCTctctcgagaaaaaaaaaacataaaaagcTAGGGAATTGTTCATAATTTTGTCAGGTTTAAACACCTTTATCCtaataatgttttaaaaaaacctCTTAGAAGTTAtttctaaaaaggaaaaacgCAAAACCTCCCCCTAAAAGTCACTTGATTTTGACTtcccaaaagttattttgttgaaaaaaaccctcaaagatttgattttgttgcaaaaatactcctaaaaattaaaaaaaaacttctaaaaaaaactagagacaattctaaaacctttgtgaatttttttttgaaaaataatatcatttgcatcatatttcatggaaaggaagtttgaaaaaaaaagaaaaatgtgtagctcatttattaattcaagctaaatgcatagttaattatttactaatccaaaaatcatgaaactaatttttttagtcttcttacatgatcctctatcttctaaaaatacatgaaatcttgaaatagttattgtaacgtacagaattgagtaaatgtgttgcaaatagattaattcataactaatccataacacccccaaaattagtgaaactacttttattagtttacttaaacaattagttgtgtaggaaaaataatggtagacatgacaaagttaaaataacataagttaataaatgagttgcacatttttctttttttttcaaactttctctccatgaaatatgatgcaaaggatattatttttgaaaaaacatttcacagaaggtcttccaattgtctctagtttttttagaatttttttgtgatttttttaatttttgggaTTCTTTTAATAAAGTTAaacttttagttttttttaacaaaataactttgaaggaaagtcaaaatccaagtgatttttgggttttttttttgcatttttcccctTCTAAAATTCAAACCGTTAGCCACACCATCACGATTGCGCTGCACAAGTCTGTTTGATGCACCAATGCAATATGTTGTCGTGGCGTTGCCATTATCATTAGCATGGAAAGCAATAGCCACGACGATGATAATGGCAGCGTGCCCAAATTGTTTTAACTCTCAAAGTATTTTCTTGGAATGTTTATTTATAAAGTATTATTGAAAGAAGGTTTGAAAGTATTTTCTTGGAATGTAGTTGGTATATAATATGTAGAAATACAAAAAACCAGAAGTAATAAATTTGTGAAATGAGACTAAGCATGGAtcggaggagaagagaggaattCAAGCGGTACGTAGAGGGTGAGTTGGGCAGCTGTTGCTTTCCTGATCCTAACTCTCTTTttctcacaattttgtttttgtGAAGCTAGCGTACATGGCACCAGAAATAACCATTTTTTGTGACTTTGTTTAACAAATACTCCTAGCAGCACATCTCTCACTGTTTCCTCGTTCTTAATCTTCGTTTCTAccagaacaaaaacaaaaacaaaatcagTATTTCTATATATGCTTATTCCAGGTAATGCGATACCATCAGATATGTTTTCTCTCATTGTGAGAGTGGGTACCTATACTATCAGCATCACCAAAGGTGCCAGGTTGATGCAAACTTTCATTGTTGAAACCAACACGACATcatctaatattttttaaaaaaactaacatttattaactcttatcatTACATTAAGATGATACAACTGTATAAGAGTATGTTCTCTGTCTCTGCATTTTAGATACACACAgcctaaaaaaaagaaaacaaaaactgTTTCAATGTAGCTAGAGAAAAACTAAACAAGATACAAACAATATTCCACATCTTATTTTattaagtaaatttcacaaacatACAACTATTTGTACTTTTGTAACgcaaaattacaatttttaaacCTATTTCATAAAATTACAATTATTTATACTCTTAATTTTACTGATAAGTAGTAATGCAATCTCTGGTCCAAACAGAAGTAATAATCATCAAATATAGACAGCTATATGGGtatatgtatgtgatgatgGAATAACTTCTTGTCCACCATGTTGTTTCTGTTTGTTATATTTTGCGTTGTTACCTATGATGATAATTAGCCCATATGAATGTCAAGGACTCTTCCACTGAAGCACTGTTTCTGTCTTTCAGACTTCCATGATCCTATCGTAGTAGCAGACTAACTCGTCCAGTTCCACCAAAGCATTGCTTCTATCTTCCATTATTCATATCAGTAGTAGACATACAGTTAGAATCTCTAGGAGAAGACAAAGAAAGTGTGGGCTTGTGTGCAAAATGTGCGTCATGCAGACTTTATTTTGGTGAAAATGAGCAAAAATAGCATTCAACCGAAAAAAGCTCTTAAcaacaaccaaaaaaaaaaccttttatATGTCACTTATCcaaaacatatataaatttGTTTTGGTCCTGTACTTGAGCTTCTTGGCAAGTAATCTCATATATTTGGAACATACTCTTCTCATTGTTCTGAATTTTGAATAAGGAGGTCTGCAAGAATGCCTTTTTGACTTTCCTCTGTATTAGCACTTATTTTTGTGTCATATCTTGATGTTCGTCTAGGGTGATTGATGTTGAGACAAACAGGATGCACTTATTCTGGTGTTTGCAATGGCCTTTTGTGCTACTATTCTTGGAAATGGCATTCTGTTGTCTACTCTTTTTAGCCTGTACTTACGATCTGTTCAATTATCCAGGTGGTCTTCCTTGTAAGCTTGAAGGCATTTTGGAGTCCCCAATTGTTAATGGATACCGTAACAAGTGCGAGTTCTCTGTAGGATATTCCTTGGAGGGCAAAAAGACAGTAGGATTTATGCTTGGGAATTTCAGGTTGGCTTatctctttctcattttctttacTCCTCTTGCTCCAGTAATAATGACTGGTACAACAAAATTCCAGGGAAGGTGTGACTGCTGTTGAGGAACCTGTGAACTGCCCAAATGTCTCAGGAATTTCCTGCAAATATGCTCGGATGTTCCAAGATTTTCTGCAGTCATCAAGCTTGCCTTTGTGGAGCAGAATTGATAATTGTGGGTTTTGGCGCCAATTCACAGTATTCTCTCTCTGACTTTTAAATCCTCAGCCAGATGCTTCTGTTTTATGTTTGTATTGGGATTTGGCATTAACTTCTTATGTTGGGATTGCATTAGGTTCGTGAGGGAAGGAGTCCAGATCAAGCTGTTGTTTCACAGAATGCAGAATCACAAATATCAGAAGTCATGCTTATTGTGCAGGTAGTTTggaatgaaaatgcatttctaGTGTCACTTCAATGTAGTATAAACTTTCCTACTGGCTGATCACTGCCGTCCTATCTAACTTCGCCTATACTTTCAGGTGTGTTCAATAGGCGTTGATGAGGCTCTAATGAAAGAAGAGTTTGACAAGCTGTCCGCTGCCCTGCTACAAAGAGCAGCAGCATCCTCACCTCCATTGCCGCTGACAACTATTGTAGTGCAAGTAAGTTTGCCCAGCTGCTTCAGACCTATGATTTCTGTGCATGTTTCCCTTCATGTGTTCGATAGGATATTCTTTttaacttcatttcttttactATCTTTGCTTTTAAAGTGTATTGTACTTCAATATGCTGTCCAGTAAAAATGTATGTTATTAATGAATTACCGTGTTATGGTGGTCGTCAGCTCAGAAATCTTGTTTAACATTTATCTGGGAGTACTTAAGAGTGCTGGTAGCATTAAACTGAACTTTACATAGTACTAATTTGTATGGTCCTGCCTAACACTGTACacattcttcttttgtttttagtGGTTTTTTGGATCATGTGGATGGGAAATAAGTTTTTAGAAATAGGTTTTATTAGgattttttgggaaaaaagatTTAAGTTGTTATTCCATTAGATAAGTTCATAGAGGATTCTGTTTGGACTAGTTGTTCAACAGTTGAGAATGTCTAGATTGGAAACTGATTTCGTGAAAAACAACTAGGGTTGGTATTCCATAAAACTCATAATATGAGTGTtagcaaaaaaaatttgatgtTTTTATCCTGGTTTTACCTTTCCTAACCAAACCAGATTGACCAAATCTATTTTTGATAAAACTAGAGATCAAACAACCCCTTAGGGATGTTATAAGCAGTTTATGTTGATAAGTAGGCTGTGTATGTTGTTCTTGAAATTGAAGAATAATGAAATCTACTTATACATGCAGGATCATAAAGGAATATCTAATGCTGCACCAGCTGATTGTCCACTGATCCCACTATTTGTGCCAAAGGGAGATCAGTTGGAAGGCGGAGAAGAGGATAAAACAAGAATCCACGATCACATCAACAATTTAAAGTTCTCCATTTCACCAACAGCATTTTTTCAGGTCTGTAGCTGAAACAGCAAACTACTTTGCCAGTTATCTTTTATGGTTAAATATAATAATGACACACAATTACACAGGTCAATACTCTCCGCTGCAGAAAGATTGTATACCCTTGCTGGTGATTGGGCCAATCTCAATTCGGACACATTACTTTTTGATGTATGTTGTGGGACTGGAACTATTGGCCTGACCTTAGCACATCGTGTTGGAATGGTGATTTCTTTTGCACATTTTAAGTGATTTTAGATTATGAGTCTTCTTTTCTAGTGTAATGGACATGTCTTGTGTTAGAGGACTCTGTGTTTTCTTTGGAAgagtttttctcaaaattaattACTAAATGAACCAGGTTGTTGGGATTGAAATGAATGAATCAGCAGTTGCAGATGCTCAGAGAAATGCTCTTATTAACGACATAAAAAATTGCCGCTTTGTCTGTGGAAAGGTGAGGTTCATATTTCCTACATAAAATTTATAGcacttttctcatttttaactaCCATCATATCATTCTGTTTAGTTCCTTTGACTTCCTAATCTTTCCGCTTCCTGAAATAATCTCATTAGAGTTCATATGTTGGGATTAAACAGGCCGAAGATGTGATGGGGTCTCTTCTCACAGAATATCTAGGTTCACCACAGCAGAACATTGCAGCTTCTGAAAGTAATTCTGAAATCAATGATGCAAGCAAAAATGAGGATATAATGGATTGCTTAGAAAACAATGGTGAAAATATGGATAGTTCAACACAGAATAACAACAATGGTGAAAGTGAGCAGACTAGAGACATGTCAGTTGATCATCCCACTTGTGCCAGTGATGAGGAAATGAAGGGAAATTCAGTGGATAGGGTTAGCAAAGAGGTTGATAGGGTTAACAAAGAGGTTGATGGCAGTCATGATGCTGGTGTACAAAATTGTGGGGAATCATCGTTGATCAATGATGAACCCATTGATACAACATCAGCTGAAACTGATAGTTTGGAGCATGGCAAGGCATGCCAGCATGGTTCTTCCATTCCGAACAACGATGTGTTTGCTGCTACTGCATGCCAGTTCAAGAATGTTGTTGCTATTGTAGATCCTCCACGTGTTGGCCTTCACCCTACTGTAAGTAGATTTCAACCTTTTGCCGAGAGATTGTAGTAGTAAATTCCTGAAACTATTTGCTTGTTTTTTCTTGCTACTGAAGTTTAAATGCACTGTGGCTTGCCTCTTGTATTAATCAGAGGGCTGGCTATCTTAGTTTATTCCTCCATATGCCTTGAAGCTGTTCCTTAATTATGATTCAAAGAATGGGCCTTGTTATTTTTCAAATATCTTCATGTTAATAGCTAGCACCTATTTGGCTGACTAAACCATTGGGTAACACAACGATTGAGTGATTGTTCTTGTACTATTGTTATATATGATATCCTATGTTCTGCTTCTTACTAAGCTACTAACCTTCATGGAGGGTCATACTCATATCCTGAGTATCTTGATAGGTGATCAAGGCATTGAGGACTCATCCACGTATTCGACGTCTAGTGTAAGTGTTCCACATACCTGCATTCTACCACACTATCATAGCCGAATATGCAACTGTTCTGAAACTCACcgcttgttttctttttcttttctcgcaGGTATATTTCCTGCAATCCAGGTAGTCTAGTTGCCAATGCGATTGAGCTCTGCACCCCAACATCtgagaaacaagaaaagaacaaaGGCAACCGAGGATGGCGATCTATGAGTGCTGGTCTTGCTAGGCAGCGGATGAAGTCGATGCCCAACTCCGAACCTTTTATTCCCAAGAGGGCGATGGCTGTTGATCTGTTTCCTCACACCTCACATTGCGAGATGGTTATGCTTTTCGAGAGGTGAAGGAAGTATCTATAAAAGGCAGCGTGCATCAAATTCTTCTTTGGAGATTGTGACCTTTGTGTCGAGGACCATATCAATTTTCCTTCAGTTTGATCCTTATGTTGTAACACCTGTTTGACTCAGAAGCTATGACTGTTGA harbors:
- the LOC133888819 gene encoding rhomboid-like protein 19, with the translated sequence MMESQPLQEPTATAPASGAEPAGAPPAVVPGKEFTRTCKGLVVVLIGGYVLLQLLPSSLNYLAIIPSKTIPYVWTVFTAGYIEQVLPGAIGSSLGLLFCGKDIEPVWGRKEFLKFIILVNSICGVLAFCIAIALYYVTGKESFLITPLSGFHGCLAGFLVALKQLLPNLELPMCFFWKIKAKWMPFFVVCFSTIMAFIVPDSINFLPTLVSGMYVSWLYLRYFQRNPLTGLKGDASDDFSFPSLFPDAFRPVTDPVANLFDRMLCARSRPSELALPVVDPTKASRRRERGERVLEEKLAADHAADTEAPAQSHDTAED